A single region of the Ctenopharyngodon idella isolate HZGC_01 chromosome 21, HZGC01, whole genome shotgun sequence genome encodes:
- the LOC127503813 gene encoding odorant receptor 131-2-like, with translation MSDFNDSKSNITQTISPVDRDLKTFLSVSSCVIFLYVNGVMIFTLRKKTVFQEASRYILFGHMLWVDTLNLVMSVLLFVLAVCRLFVMKIVCLILLVAATALYQVSTLNLALMSLERYVAICIPLRHAEITTYGRTNMAIGVVWMLSWIQSLSEIIIFYSSDTNIAMHLFCSRTTLFRLQFYKKIEIAFTCIFFVSVCFVIIFSYASIASVAKSASCDKMSAKKANKTVLLHLIQLGLCAASILVGVIQEVIYVYTDYMTSLNVMYFCFVVFMIFPRCLSPLIYGMRDQAFSSLFKYYFTFGLKRKNSCITKIHISGGG, from the coding sequence ATGTCTGATTTTAATGATTCTAAATCTAACATCACTCAGACTATATCACCAGTGGATCGagatttgaaaacatttttgtctGTGTCCTCATGTGTTATTTTCCTGTATGTCAATGGAGTCATGATCTTCACTTTGAGGAAAAAGACTGTTTTTCAGGAGGCATCTCGCTacattttgtttggtcacaTGCTTTGGGTCGATACGCTCAACCTTGTTATGAGTGTACTGTTGTTTGTGCTGGCTGTTTGTAGGCTTTTTGTTATGAAAATTGTCTGCCTTATACTTCTTGTTGCTGCGACAGCTCTCTATCAGGTCTCTACATTAAATTTGGCTTTGATGTCACTGGAGAGGTATGTGGCCATCTGCATCCCTCTCAGACATGCAGAAATCACCACCTACGGAAGAACTAACATGGCCATTGGTGTTGTTTGGATGTTAAGCTGGATTCAATCCCTATCTGAGATTATTATCTTTTATTCCAGTGATACCAACATAGCAATGCATTTGTTCTGCTCAAGAACTACTCTCTTTAGGCTGCAGTTCtacaaaaaaattgaaattgcttttacatgtatattttttgtatCTGTGTGTTTTGTTATTATCTTTTCTTATGCTTCTATAGCAAGTGTGGCTAAATCAGCCTCCTGTGATAAAATGTCAGCCAAAAAAGCCAACAAGACTGTTCTGTTGCATCTAATACAGCTGGGTCTCTGTGCTGCATCCATTTTAGTTGGAGTTATTCAAGAAGTCATTTATGTTTATACTGACTATATGACTTCATTGAATGTGATGTATTTTTGCTTTGTAGTGTTTATGATTTTTCCAAGATGTCTAAGTCCTCTTATATATGGCATGAGAGACCAGGCCTTTAGCTCTTTATTCAAATACTACTTTACATTTGgtctcaaaagaaaaaacagttgTATTACAAAGATACATATATCAGGAGGCGGCTGA
- the tgfb1b gene encoding transforming growth factor beta-1 proprotein isoform X1 → MRAESLFLVLQCLLGFVLYSEALSTCNPLDLELIKRKRIEAIRGQILSKLRLPKEPEVDDEKELINIPAELISLYNTTVELNQEQLADPVHQHVEDPTEEDYYAKEVHKFTMKRMTDNPGMHIWFNITDIKDKLGSNPMLSQAELRMRIKDPHITSEQRLELYRDTGDKARYLNSRFISNQMTGKWISFDVTLTLKDWLLQTEAEQGFQVKVACGCNKDDFQFKIAGLAVSSRGDKAILEEQEPKPHLLVMSLPVDGHSPSKSRIKRQTDGVCTEKSEGCCVRSLYIDFRKDLGWKWIHEPSGYNANYCTGSCSYVWTSENKYSQVLALYRHHNPGASAQPCCVPQDLEPLTIIYYVGRRHKVEQLSNMIVKTCKCC, encoded by the exons ATGAGGGCAGAGAGTCTATTTCTGGTATTGCAATGCCTGTTGGGATTTGTGCTCTATAGTGAAGCATTGTCAACATGCAATCCTTTAGACCTGGAACTGATAAAGAGAAAACGCATTGAAGCCATTCGAGGACAGATCCTCAGCAAGCTACGACTGCCTAAGGAACCAGAAGTAGATGATGAAAAGGAGCTTATAAACATCCCAGCAGAACTGATCTCATTGTACAACACCACTGTAGAACTAAACCAGGAGCAGTTAGCGGATCCTGTACACCAGCATGTAGAAGATCCTACCGAGGAGGATTACTATGCTAAAGAGGTTCACAAGTTCACAATGAAACGAA TGACGGATAACCCAGGCATGCACATATGGTTCAACATCACAGACATAAAGGACAAATTGGGTTCAAACCCCATGCTCTCCCAGGCGGAGCTCCGTATGCGCATCAAGGATCCCCACATAACCTCAGAGCAGAGATTGGAGCTGTACCGGGACACTGGGGACAAGGCGCGCTACCTGAATTCACGCTTCATTTCCAATCAAATGACTGGCAAGTGGATTTCATTTGATGTGACGTTAACCCTAAAAGACTGGCTGCTGCAGACGG AGGCGGAACAAGGATTTCAGGTGAAAGTGGCCTGTGGATGTAATAAAGATGATTTCCAATTCAAAATAGCAG GTTTAGCTGTATCATCAAGAGGCGATAAAGCCATCTTAGAAGAACAAGAGCCAAAACCCCACCTTTTGGtaatgtcacttcctgttgacGGCCACAGCCCATCAAAATCTCGCATAAAACGACAAACTGACGGAGTTTGTACCGA AAAGTCTGAGGGGTGTTGTGTGAGGAGCCTGTACATTGATTTCCGCAAAGACCTGGGCTGGAAGTGGATACATGAACCTTCTGGTTACAATGCCAACTATTGCACTGGCTCTTGCTCTTACGTCTGGACTTCAGAAAATAAGTACTCACAG GTTCTTGCACTGTATAGGCATCATAATCCTGGTGCATCTGCTCAACCCTGCTGCGTACCTCAGGATCTAGAGCCACTGACCATCATTTACTATGTGGGGCGAAGACATAAG GTAGAACAGCTGTCAAATATGATTGTGAAGACCTGCAAGTGTTGCTGA
- the LOC127504079 gene encoding odorant receptor 131-2-like, with amino-acid sequence MSAFNGSTSNLTQIKSLVDRDAPVKTFLCVTTCVIFLYVNGVMIFTLRKKTVFKEASRYILFGHMLWLDTLHLFMSVVLFVCAVSRIVILKNVCIFLLAAAQSLYQVALLNLALMSLERYVAICFPLRHAEITSYRRTNMAIGAVWTMGLIQCLSEMIIFYAIDTTNTVMNLFCSRTTLFRLQIYKKLEIAFTCIFFVLVCFVIIFTYASIATVAKSASCDKMSAKKANKTVLLHLIQLGLCAASILVGVIQEVIYVYTDYMTSLHVMYFCFVVFMIFPKCLSPLIYGLRDQAFSCLFKYYFTFGLKKHLGGGKIDTI; translated from the coding sequence ATGTCTGCTTTTAATGGTTCTACATCTAACCTCACTCAGATTAAGTCCCTGGTAGATCGAGATGCACCGGTGAAAACATTCTTGTGTGTGACGACATGTGTTATTTTCCTGTATGTCAATGGGGTCATGATCTTCACCTTGAGGAAAAAGACTGTTTTTAAGGAGGCATCGCGCTACATTCTGTTTGGTCACATGCTTTGGCTtgacacactccatctttttaTGAGTGTAGTgttatttgtgtgtgctgttAGCAGGAttgttattttgaaaaatgtctgtaTCTTCCTTCTTGCGGCAGCACAATCCCTCTATCAGGTTGCCTTACTAAATCTGGCTTTGATGTCACTGGAGAGGTATGTGGCCATCTGCTTCCCTCTCAGACATGCAGAAATCACCAGTTACAGAAGAACTAACATGGCCATTGGTGCTGTTTGGACGATGGGTTTGATTCAGTGCTTGTCTGAGATGATTATCTTCTATGCCATTGATACTACAAACACAGTGATGAATTTGTTCTGCTCAAGAACTACTCTCTTCAGACTGCAGATATATAAGAAACTTGAAATAGCTtttacatgtatattttttgtgttggtGTGTTTTGTTATTATCTTTACTTATGCTTCTATAGCAACTGTGGCTAAATCAGCCTCCTGTGATAAAATGTCAGCCAAAAAAGCCAACAAGACTGTTCTGTTACATCTAATACAGCTGGGTCTCTGTGCTGCATCCATTTTAGTTGGAGTTATTCAAGAAGTCATTTATGTTTATACTGACTATATGACTTCATTacatgtaatgtatttttgctTTGTAGTGTTTATGATTTTCCCCAAATGTCTAAGTCCTCTTATATATGGTCTGAGAGACCAGGCTTTCAGCTGTTTATTTAAGTACTACTTTACATTTGGTCTCAAAAAGCATTTAGGAGGAGGAAAAATAGATACTATATAA
- the b9d2 gene encoding B9 domain-containing protein 2, with product MAELHIIGQIIGATGFPQNSLFCKWGVHTGGAWRLLSGLKEGQTQVDMPQTGDMAYWSHPIDLHYTTKGLQGWPKLHLQVWHQDSFGRCQLYGYGYIHIPSSPGQHRLQCATWRPLGSWQDQLAEMFVGGGPQLRSPDLIYSGADRYRLHTVGMGTVELELCIILRHFDRYGVES from the exons ATGGCAGAATTGCATATAATTGGGCAGATCATTGGGGCCACCGGTTTCCCACAGAACAGCCTTTTCTGCAAATGGGGCGTACACACAg GAGGAGCATGGAGACTTCTTTCTGGTCTGAAAGAAGGTCAAACTCAAGTGGACATGCCTCAAACAGGGGACATGGCATACTGGAGCCATCCCATTGATTTGCACTACACTACTAAGGGCCTACAAG GGTGGCCAAAGCTTCACCTACAAGTGTGGCATCAGGACTCTTTTGGGCGATGCCAGCTGTATGGTTATGGTTATATCCACATACCATCAAGCCCAGGACAGCATCGTCTGCAATGTGCGACATGGCGACCGCTGGGATCCTGGCAGGATCAACTTGCCGAGATGTTTGTCGGAGGAGGCCCACAGCTGCGCTCGCCAGATCTCATTTACAGTGGCGCAGACCGATACAGACTCCACACGGTTGGCATGGGCACAGTTGAACTAGAGCTGTGCATTATTCTACGCCACTTTGACAGATATGGTGTGGAGAGCTGA
- the tgfb1b gene encoding transforming growth factor beta-1 proprotein isoform X2: protein MRAESLFLVLQCLLGFVLYSEALSTCNPLDLELIKRKRIEAIRGQILSKLRLPKEPEVDDEKELINIPAELISLYNTTVELNQEQLADPVHQHVEDPTEEDYYAKEVHKFTMKRMTDNPGMHIWFNITDIKDKLGSNPMLSQAELRMRIKDPHITSEQRLELYRDTGDKARYLNSRFISNQMTGKWISFDVTLTLKDWLLQTDNCSELAC, encoded by the exons ATGAGGGCAGAGAGTCTATTTCTGGTATTGCAATGCCTGTTGGGATTTGTGCTCTATAGTGAAGCATTGTCAACATGCAATCCTTTAGACCTGGAACTGATAAAGAGAAAACGCATTGAAGCCATTCGAGGACAGATCCTCAGCAAGCTACGACTGCCTAAGGAACCAGAAGTAGATGATGAAAAGGAGCTTATAAACATCCCAGCAGAACTGATCTCATTGTACAACACCACTGTAGAACTAAACCAGGAGCAGTTAGCGGATCCTGTACACCAGCATGTAGAAGATCCTACCGAGGAGGATTACTATGCTAAAGAGGTTCACAAGTTCACAATGAAACGAA TGACGGATAACCCAGGCATGCACATATGGTTCAACATCACAGACATAAAGGACAAATTGGGTTCAAACCCCATGCTCTCCCAGGCGGAGCTCCGTATGCGCATCAAGGATCCCCACATAACCTCAGAGCAGAGATTGGAGCTGTACCGGGACACTGGGGACAAGGCGCGCTACCTGAATTCACGCTTCATTTCCAATCAAATGACTGGCAAGTGGATTTCATTTGATGTGACGTTAACCCTAAAAGACTGGCTGCTGCAGACGG ataactgcagtgaacttgcatgctga